A window from Cellulomonas sp. C5510 encodes these proteins:
- a CDS encoding L-serine ammonia-lyase, translated as METQQTVGVFDLFTIGIGPSSSHTVGPMKAAADFARRLADAGTLERVHALRVDVLGSLAATGAGHGTFTAILLGLAGALPDQVLPDEAEALLDRITRTGAVDLDGRHPVPCRVEDFVLRPLTVHPRHPNALSFAASDADGRELVAETYFSVGGGFVVREGEDPAEGAADGADRVPVPLPFRTGAELLAVCEATGLAVSEVMRANERARRSDDEISRGLRHIWEVMEACVRSAVAREGLLPGGLGVRRRAGEWAARLEREDPHHDEAHWQQRVNFVALAVNEENASGGRVVTAPTNGAAGVVPAVLSYALDSTPAGRADRDDVVERFLLTAAAIGTLYKANASISGAEVGCQGEVGSASSMAAAGLAEVLGGTPRQVENAAEIAMEQNLGLTCDPIGGLVQIPCIERNAIAAAKAVNAARMALWGDGDHRVSLDQVIATMRETGADMSHKYKETALGGLAVNVVEC; from the coding sequence ATGGAGACGCAGCAGACCGTCGGGGTCTTCGACCTGTTCACGATCGGCATCGGCCCGTCCAGCTCGCACACGGTCGGCCCGATGAAGGCAGCGGCCGACTTCGCGCGGCGGCTGGCGGACGCGGGGACGCTCGAGCGGGTGCACGCGCTGCGGGTCGACGTCCTCGGCTCCCTCGCCGCCACCGGCGCGGGGCACGGGACGTTCACCGCGATCCTCCTCGGGCTCGCCGGCGCCCTGCCCGACCAGGTCCTCCCCGACGAGGCGGAGGCCCTGCTCGACCGGATCACGCGCACCGGCGCGGTCGACCTCGACGGGCGGCACCCGGTGCCGTGCCGGGTCGAGGACTTCGTGCTGCGCCCGCTCACCGTGCACCCGCGGCACCCCAACGCGCTGTCGTTCGCCGCGTCCGACGCGGACGGCCGCGAGCTGGTCGCCGAGACGTACTTCTCCGTCGGCGGCGGCTTCGTCGTGCGCGAGGGGGAGGACCCCGCCGAGGGCGCGGCGGACGGCGCCGACCGCGTGCCCGTGCCGCTGCCGTTCCGCACGGGCGCCGAGCTGCTCGCGGTGTGCGAGGCGACGGGACTCGCCGTGAGCGAGGTGATGCGCGCCAACGAGCGCGCGCGCCGCTCCGACGACGAGATCTCGCGGGGCCTGCGACACATCTGGGAGGTCATGGAGGCGTGCGTGCGCTCGGCGGTGGCCCGCGAGGGACTCCTGCCGGGCGGTCTGGGCGTGCGCCGCCGCGCGGGGGAGTGGGCCGCGCGGCTCGAGCGCGAGGACCCGCACCACGACGAGGCGCACTGGCAGCAGCGCGTCAACTTCGTGGCGCTCGCGGTCAACGAGGAGAACGCCTCCGGCGGCCGTGTCGTCACCGCCCCGACCAACGGCGCCGCCGGGGTCGTGCCGGCGGTGCTGTCGTACGCCCTGGACTCCACCCCGGCGGGTCGCGCCGACCGGGACGACGTGGTCGAGCGGTTCCTGCTCACCGCGGCGGCGATCGGGACGCTGTACAAGGCGAACGCGTCGATCTCGGGGGCCGAGGTCGGGTGCCAGGGCGAGGTGGGGTCCGCCTCGTCCATGGCGGCGGCCGGGCTCGCGGAGGTGCTCGGCGGCACCCCGCGCCAGGTGGAGAACGCCGCGGAGATCGCGATGGAGCAGAACCTGGGCCTGACGTGCGACCCCATCGGCGGGCTGGTCCAGATCCCCTGCATCGAGCGGAACGCGATCGCGGCGGCCAAGGCGGTCAACGCCGCGCGGATGGCGCTGTGGGGGGACGGCGACCACCGGGTCTCCCTCGACCAGGTGATCGCGACGATGCGCGAGACCGGGGCCGACATGAGCCACAAGTACAAGGAGACCGCGCTCGGCGGACTCGCCGTCAACGTCGTGGAGTGCTGA
- a CDS encoding amidohydrolase: protein MSVTQPPPVHRAPDDVRAAVLASRVAWADAVLGLSARIHAAPELAFEEHGAAAAVAGVLRDAGFATTVGAYGLATAVEATCGTGDITVAVCAEYDALPGIGHACGHNLIAAAGVGAALALARVADRTGLRVKLLGTPAEEHGGGKVLLLDAGAWEDVDFSLMVHPGPGHDLRCADVRTQAVARFDMTFRGRGGHAGAANPDGANAAGAATIGLVALGLLRQHLPDGTRANAYVADGGEATNIIPSTATVRAEVRGDTLAAVEDARRRILACFEGGAVATGCTWSWTDAEPTYADVVQDPLLAGAWDRNLAALGRSPRPYAGPAGGSTDMGTVSHAVPAIHPLVAIEGCDSAPHTPAFAEDVIGPAAERAAVDGALAMALTAVDTVAALRAGERLGTPSGR, encoded by the coding sequence ATGTCCGTCACCCAGCCCCCGCCCGTCCACCGCGCCCCCGACGACGTGCGCGCCGCCGTGCTCGCCTCCCGCGTCGCCTGGGCGGACGCGGTGCTCGGGCTCAGCGCCCGGATCCACGCCGCGCCGGAGCTCGCGTTCGAGGAGCACGGCGCCGCCGCCGCCGTCGCCGGCGTGCTGCGCGACGCGGGGTTCGCGACGACGGTCGGCGCCTACGGCCTCGCGACCGCCGTCGAGGCCACCTGCGGGACGGGTGACATCACGGTCGCCGTCTGCGCCGAGTACGACGCACTGCCCGGCATCGGTCACGCGTGCGGCCACAACCTCATCGCGGCGGCCGGGGTCGGCGCCGCGCTCGCCCTCGCCCGCGTCGCGGACCGCACCGGCCTGCGGGTGAAGCTGCTCGGCACCCCGGCGGAGGAGCACGGCGGCGGCAAGGTCCTGCTGCTCGACGCCGGCGCCTGGGAGGACGTCGACTTCAGCCTGATGGTCCACCCCGGGCCGGGGCACGACCTGCGCTGCGCCGACGTCCGGACCCAGGCCGTCGCGCGCTTCGACATGACGTTCCGGGGACGCGGCGGGCACGCCGGCGCGGCGAACCCCGACGGGGCCAACGCCGCCGGCGCCGCCACGATCGGCCTGGTCGCGCTCGGCCTCCTGCGCCAGCACCTGCCCGACGGCACCCGCGCGAACGCGTACGTGGCGGACGGCGGCGAGGCGACCAACATCATCCCGTCGACCGCGACCGTGCGCGCCGAGGTGCGCGGCGACACGCTCGCCGCCGTCGAGGACGCCCGCCGGCGCATCCTCGCGTGCTTCGAGGGCGGTGCCGTCGCCACCGGGTGCACCTGGTCCTGGACCGACGCCGAACCCACCTACGCGGACGTGGTGCAGGACCCCCTGCTCGCCGGCGCCTGGGACCGCAACCTCGCCGCCCTCGGGCGCTCCCCGCGGCCGTACGCCGGGCCGGCGGGCGGGTCGACCGACATGGGCACCGTGTCCCACGCGGTGCCCGCCATCCACCCGCTCGTCGCGATCGAGGGCTGCGACTCGGCGCCGCACACCCCCGCGTTCGCGGAGGACGTGATCGGGCCTGCCGCCGAGCGCGCCGCCGTCGACGGCGCCCTGGCGATGGCGCTGACCGCCGTGGACACGGTGGCGGCGCTGCGGGCCGGGGAGCGGCTGGGGACGCCGTCCGGGAGGTAG
- a CDS encoding alpha/beta fold hydrolase — translation MTGGEVRGAELRGGRTAFRVEGPADGPPLVLVHGLQIGQTLFDPLRRHLAPTFQVVTYDQRDCGASAYPPAAYGTDDLADDLAALVTVLGHRRVHVLGTSFGGMVAQAFALRHPALLDRLVLGATSQAPFRPDRVAGPVADLLAALSSGDSGRAAALLARMAPATGPATPGAGTARDRGDALVRRFAATRGFDTRGALGAVVAPVLVVHGREDPTVPLEDVLAMTAELPDADLLLLSGAGHAWENEVPARAAAQISAFLRAVR, via the coding sequence GTGACCGGGGGCGAGGTGCGCGGCGCGGAGCTGCGGGGCGGGCGCACGGCGTTCCGCGTGGAGGGACCGGCGGACGGTCCGCCGCTCGTGCTGGTCCACGGCCTGCAGATCGGGCAGACCCTGTTCGACCCCCTGCGCCGGCACCTCGCCCCGACCTTCCAGGTCGTCACGTACGACCAGCGTGACTGCGGCGCCAGCGCCTACCCGCCCGCCGCCTACGGCACCGACGACCTCGCCGACGACCTCGCGGCGCTCGTCACCGTGCTCGGGCACCGCCGCGTGCACGTGCTCGGCACGTCGTTCGGCGGGATGGTGGCGCAGGCCTTCGCGCTGCGGCACCCCGCCCTGCTCGACCGGCTGGTGCTCGGCGCCACCTCGCAGGCGCCGTTCCGTCCGGACCGGGTGGCGGGGCCCGTCGCCGACCTGCTCGCCGCGCTGAGCTCCGGCGACTCCGGGCGCGCTGCCGCGCTGCTCGCGCGCATGGCCCCGGCCACCGGGCCGGCGACGCCCGGAGCCGGCACCGCCCGCGACCGAGGCGACGCGCTCGTGCGACGCTTCGCGGCGACGCGGGGCTTCGACACCCGGGGCGCGCTCGGTGCGGTCGTCGCGCCCGTGCTGGTCGTGCACGGGCGGGAGGACCCGACCGTCCCCCTGGAGGACGTGCTGGCGATGACCGCCGAGCTCCCCGACGCGGACCTGCTGCTGCTGTCCGGCGCCGGGCACGCGTGGGAGAACGAGGTCCCGGCCCGCGCCGCCGCGCAGATCAGCGCGTTCCTCCGGGCCGTGCGCTGA
- a CDS encoding TetR/AcrR family transcriptional regulator encodes MPALRSDAARSRARILAAAADGDRATLRLNEVARAAGVGVGTVYRHFPTVDALVEALTAGTVQRALDAARTALRTDDPAAAFHGFLATMLDLLLADDGLQHVLLAADGSSTAVGEAKAELTRTAATLLDRAQQAGAVRTEVTLELLMHLVCGIEHAVRLGAPEDRGTLTAVFRAGLRPD; translated from the coding sequence ATGCCCGCGCTCCGCTCCGACGCCGCACGCAGCCGTGCGCGCATCCTGGCCGCCGCCGCCGACGGGGACCGCGCGACCCTGCGCCTCAACGAGGTCGCCCGCGCGGCGGGGGTCGGCGTCGGCACCGTCTACCGCCACTTCCCCACCGTCGACGCCCTCGTCGAGGCGCTGACCGCCGGCACCGTCCAGCGCGCCCTCGACGCCGCGCGCACCGCACTGCGCACCGACGACCCGGCGGCCGCGTTCCACGGCTTCCTGGCCACGATGCTCGACCTGCTGCTCGCCGACGACGGGCTGCAGCACGTGCTGCTGGCCGCGGACGGCTCCTCCACCGCGGTCGGCGAGGCCAAGGCCGAGCTGACCCGCACCGCCGCCACCCTCCTCGACCGCGCCCAGCAGGCCGGGGCGGTCCGGACCGAGGTCACCCTGGAGCTGCTCATGCACCTCGTGTGCGGGATCGAGCACGCCGTCCGCCTCGGCGCCCCCGAGGACCGCGGCACCCTCACGGCCGTGTTCCGCGCCGGGCTGCGGCCGGACTGA
- a CDS encoding SDR family NAD(P)-dependent oxidoreductase has protein sequence MTETTAPTDRTAWDPLRLPRQDGRTLVVTGATAGIGYFAAEQLAAAGADVVLASRSAARLAHARDTILARTPDAHVRTVVLELGSLAAIDDAAAELAALPRLDGVFLNGGAMSMRAGARTADGLPLLLGTHVVGHARLLAGILPALAATAEAHGGESRVVHASTGFVRRFRPGFDDVARVPRLGIVAYAKAKAVTEVLAFELDRRLRAAGRPVASVVTHPGVGVDARTPERPGIRDRSTPYRRNPYTPWAQGKDAAAWPGVRALTDPGVRGGEYYAPAQGMRGVPARFPVPARTAEPGDDAARRVWAEVESLAGAELRV, from the coding sequence ATGACCGAGACGACCGCACCCACCGACCGCACCGCCTGGGACCCGCTCCGCCTGCCGCGCCAGGACGGCCGGACGCTGGTGGTCACCGGCGCGACCGCCGGGATCGGGTACTTCGCCGCCGAGCAGCTCGCGGCGGCGGGCGCCGACGTCGTGCTCGCCTCCCGGTCGGCCGCCAGGCTGGCCCACGCGCGCGACACGATCCTCGCCCGCACGCCGGACGCGCACGTGCGGACGGTCGTCCTGGAGCTCGGCTCGCTGGCCGCCATCGACGACGCGGCCGCGGAGCTGGCGGCGCTGCCGCGCCTGGACGGCGTGTTCCTCAACGGCGGCGCCATGTCCATGCGGGCGGGCGCCCGCACGGCGGACGGCCTGCCGCTGCTGCTCGGCACCCACGTGGTCGGGCACGCGCGGCTGCTCGCCGGGATCCTGCCGGCGCTCGCCGCGACCGCCGAGGCCCACGGGGGCGAGAGCCGGGTCGTCCACGCGTCCACGGGCTTCGTCCGCCGGTTCCGCCCCGGGTTCGACGACGTCGCGCGGGTCCCGAGGCTCGGCATCGTGGCGTACGCGAAGGCCAAGGCGGTGACGGAGGTGCTCGCGTTCGAGCTGGACCGCCGGCTGCGCGCCGCCGGACGGCCCGTCGCGTCGGTGGTCACGCACCCGGGTGTCGGCGTCGACGCGCGCACGCCCGAGCGCCCCGGCATCCGCGACCGCTCCACCCCGTACCGACGCAACCCGTACACGCCCTGGGCGCAGGGCAAGGACGCCGCGGCCTGGCCCGGCGTGCGCGCGCTGACGGACCCCGGCGTCCGCGGCGGGGAGTACTACGCCCCGGCCCAGGGGATGCGCGGTGTGCCGGCGCGGTTCCCCGTCCCCGCCCGGACCGCCGAGCCGGGGGACGACGCGGCGCGGCGCGTGTGGGCGGAGGTCGAGTCGCTCGCGGGCGCCGAGCTGCGCGTGTGA
- a CDS encoding LacI family DNA-binding transcriptional regulator, which translates to MTSTAQDSSSSRKKSGRSPLGSTSLAVVAELAGVSEATVSRVLNRKYGVSAATRATVEDALRQVGYERPKNRELVVLLTPNLRNPIFAHQAERIEGELTPHGLKAVICPVYPGSVQEREYVESLIDSGVAAIVFLSSSNTMVHADHRVVQLVASRGLPFVSINGGFDEHPAPVVSSDDWKAADLAVGHLYDLGHRRIGLLAGPVGNIPADRRVEGFVQAMERRGLPAPEDYVVRQHFNFEGGNQAASLLLRMGATGIIGSSDEMALGAYRAVERAGLSVPGDVSVIGYDDSPFLDYTAPPLTTVRQPVELIAENVGWIISSMIQNRPVDSAEILVAPEIRLRGSTAPARDAG; encoded by the coding sequence GTGACCAGCACCGCCCAGGACTCGTCGTCCTCGCGGAAGAAGAGCGGCCGGTCGCCCCTCGGCAGCACCAGCCTGGCCGTCGTGGCCGAGCTCGCGGGCGTCAGCGAAGCCACGGTCAGCCGGGTGCTGAACCGGAAGTACGGCGTGTCCGCGGCGACGCGGGCGACGGTCGAGGACGCCCTCCGCCAGGTCGGCTACGAGCGCCCGAAGAACCGCGAGCTCGTCGTGCTCCTCACCCCGAACCTGCGGAACCCGATCTTCGCGCACCAGGCCGAACGCATCGAGGGCGAGCTGACGCCCCACGGGCTGAAGGCGGTCATCTGCCCCGTCTACCCCGGCAGCGTGCAGGAGCGCGAGTACGTCGAGTCGCTCATCGACTCCGGCGTCGCGGCGATCGTCTTCCTGTCCTCCAGCAACACGATGGTCCACGCCGACCACCGCGTCGTGCAGCTGGTCGCGTCGCGGGGGCTGCCGTTCGTCAGCATCAACGGCGGGTTCGACGAGCACCCGGCGCCGGTGGTGTCCTCCGACGACTGGAAGGCGGCCGACCTGGCCGTCGGGCACCTGTACGACCTCGGGCACCGGCGCATCGGCCTGCTCGCCGGGCCGGTCGGCAACATCCCGGCGGACCGGCGCGTCGAGGGCTTCGTCCAGGCCATGGAGCGCCGCGGCCTGCCGGCGCCCGAGGACTACGTCGTCCGCCAGCACTTCAACTTCGAGGGCGGGAACCAGGCGGCGTCCCTGCTCCTGCGCATGGGCGCGACCGGGATCATCGGGTCGTCCGACGAGATGGCCCTGGGCGCGTACCGCGCGGTGGAACGCGCCGGTCTGTCCGTCCCCGGGGACGTCTCGGTCATCGGGTACGACGACTCGCCGTTCCTCGACTACACCGCCCCGCCCCTGACGACCGTCCGGCAGCCGGTCGAGCTCATCGCGGAGAACGTCGGGTGGATCATCAGCTCGATGATCCAGAACCGGCCGGTGGACTCCGCCGAGATCCTCGTGGCGCCGGAGATCCGGCTCCGGGGGTCGACGGCGCCGGCGCGCGATGCCGGCTGA
- a CDS encoding carbohydrate ABC transporter permease — MTGTPTGPRGVLRTKSAFLTGFIALGAIIVLAPFFWLVVASTYPSSDIFVTPPHVVPGTHLLENLRSLFTSAQFGAAIRNSLVVSVVGTVLSMVVCSAAGYAFAKFTFKGSGLIFGVIIASLTLPSQVTLVPLFQMMVGFGWLNSYQALILPSLAYPFGIFLMRQTMQAVPDEMIQAARVDGAGELRIFTRIVLPTMRPALSALAIFTFLAQWNDFVYPLVVLRTQDSYTIPVALAALRGISSTDYGQLLSGTLVSVLPVLVLFLFLQRHFVSGLLAGSVKQ; from the coding sequence GTGACCGGCACCCCGACCGGACCCCGGGGGGTCCTGCGCACCAAGAGCGCGTTCCTCACCGGCTTCATCGCCCTCGGCGCGATCATCGTGCTGGCGCCGTTCTTCTGGCTCGTCGTCGCGAGCACCTACCCGAGCAGCGACATCTTCGTCACACCCCCGCACGTCGTGCCCGGCACGCACCTGCTGGAGAACCTGCGCAGCCTGTTCACCAGCGCGCAGTTCGGCGCGGCGATCCGCAACTCCCTCGTGGTGTCGGTCGTCGGGACGGTGCTCAGCATGGTCGTCTGCTCGGCCGCGGGCTACGCCTTCGCGAAGTTCACCTTCAAGGGCTCCGGGCTGATCTTCGGCGTCATCATCGCCTCGCTCACGCTGCCGTCGCAGGTGACGCTGGTCCCGCTGTTCCAGATGATGGTGGGCTTCGGCTGGCTGAACTCCTACCAGGCGCTGATCCTGCCGAGCCTCGCGTACCCGTTCGGGATCTTCCTCATGCGGCAGACGATGCAGGCCGTGCCGGACGAGATGATCCAGGCCGCCCGCGTCGACGGCGCCGGGGAGCTGCGGATCTTCACGCGCATCGTGCTGCCCACCATGCGGCCGGCGCTGTCGGCGCTCGCGATCTTCACGTTCCTGGCCCAGTGGAACGACTTCGTGTACCCGCTGGTGGTGCTCCGCACGCAGGACTCGTACACGATCCCGGTCGCCCTCGCGGCACTGCGCGGCATCTCCTCGACCGACTACGGTCAGCTGCTGAGCGGCACGCTCGTGTCGGTGCTGCCTGTTCTCGTACTCTTCCTGTTCCTCCAGCGCCACTTCGTGTCCGGGCTGCTGGCAGGATCGGTGAAGCAGTAG
- a CDS encoding Lrp/AsnC family transcriptional regulator → MTATRSLVQGRSLDEVDRRMIHALQISPRARWAALAPVVGVDAVTLARRWERLSAEGLAWVAGLPGAAARGPAAILEVEAQPGATPQIADVLAADPESFTVDHTAGGRDLLVLVGAPDLTALGDYVIGRMRELDGVRATRTHLLSSPFTDAGQWRLGALSPEEVAAVGRTVTAPGAARLRVDPQLEDALLTLLARDGRATVATIARTLDVGQRRVRESMAALTARGRLEVRTEIARAHSGWPVHAWYFLRVPAALTERVGAALTRLGEVRLAVSTIGPYNLVLSVWMRTLADVQRLEVAIGKRVPDVSIADRSVVLRSLKKEGRVLDQHGHATGTVVPLLNDFARDDAR, encoded by the coding sequence ATGACGGCCACCCGCAGCCTGGTGCAGGGACGCAGCCTCGACGAGGTCGACCGGCGCATGATCCACGCGCTGCAGATCAGCCCGCGTGCGCGCTGGGCCGCGCTGGCGCCCGTCGTGGGCGTGGACGCGGTCACGCTCGCGCGGCGCTGGGAGCGGCTCTCGGCCGAGGGCCTGGCGTGGGTGGCGGGGCTCCCGGGCGCGGCGGCCCGCGGCCCGGCGGCGATCCTCGAGGTGGAGGCGCAGCCCGGTGCCACGCCGCAGATCGCGGACGTGCTCGCCGCGGACCCCGAGTCGTTCACCGTCGACCACACCGCGGGCGGCCGCGACCTCCTCGTCCTGGTCGGCGCCCCTGACCTGACCGCGCTGGGCGACTACGTCATCGGGCGGATGCGGGAGCTGGACGGGGTGCGGGCCACGCGCACGCACCTGCTCTCGTCGCCCTTCACCGACGCGGGGCAGTGGCGGCTGGGCGCGCTGTCCCCGGAGGAGGTGGCAGCGGTGGGCCGCACCGTCACGGCGCCGGGCGCGGCGCGGCTGCGGGTGGACCCGCAGCTCGAGGACGCGCTGCTCACGCTGCTCGCTCGCGACGGCCGCGCGACGGTGGCCACGATCGCGCGGACGCTGGACGTGGGGCAGCGCCGGGTCAGGGAGTCGATGGCGGCGCTGACCGCGCGCGGGCGCCTGGAGGTCCGCACGGAGATCGCGCGGGCGCACTCGGGCTGGCCGGTGCACGCGTGGTACTTCCTGCGGGTGCCGGCGGCGCTGACGGAGCGGGTCGGTGCGGCGCTCACCCGGCTCGGGGAGGTGCGCCTGGCCGTGTCGACGATCGGCCCGTACAACCTGGTGCTCTCGGTGTGGATGCGGACGCTCGCCGACGTCCAGCGCCTGGAGGTGGCCATCGGCAAGCGGGTGCCCGACGTCTCGATCGCCGACCGCTCCGTGGTCCTGCGCAGCCTGAAGAAGGAAGGCAGGGTGCTCGACCAGCACGGGCACGCGACCGGCACCGTCGTCCCGCTCCTGAATGACTTCGCGCGCGACGACGCTCGCTGA
- a CDS encoding TetR/AcrR family transcriptional regulator translates to MPADGAPTRRPGGRTRQVTERLYAAAVELLAERGLDGLQYDELAARAQVARATVYRRWPDRDGLLADVLAHIAETSVPITDTGDVMEDLTAFVHAFAQAAASPAGRVVLQVLLRRADAEGDLRRAGVALLDRRTADLQRRLDRATEAGQLPPVDAAFVNMMLAGPAQWFTLRRGVGVTVAEARAVVELVVAGLRQAGPA, encoded by the coding sequence ATGCCGGCTGACGGAGCACCGACCCGCCGCCCCGGCGGTCGCACCCGCCAGGTCACCGAGCGCCTGTACGCCGCCGCGGTGGAGCTGCTCGCCGAGCGGGGGCTCGACGGCCTGCAGTACGACGAGCTGGCCGCCCGGGCGCAGGTCGCGCGCGCGACGGTCTACCGGCGGTGGCCGGACCGGGACGGGCTGCTCGCGGACGTCCTCGCGCACATCGCGGAGACGTCGGTGCCGATCACCGACACCGGCGACGTGATGGAGGACCTCACGGCGTTCGTGCACGCGTTCGCGCAGGCCGCGGCGTCGCCGGCGGGGCGGGTGGTGCTCCAGGTCCTGCTGCGGCGGGCGGACGCGGAGGGCGACCTGCGCCGAGCGGGGGTCGCGCTGCTCGACCGGCGCACCGCGGACCTCCAGCGCCGTCTGGACCGGGCGACCGAGGCCGGCCAGCTCCCTCCGGTGGACGCGGCGTTCGTCAACATGATGCTGGCGGGGCCGGCGCAGTGGTTCACGCTGCGGCGCGGCGTCGGCGTGACGGTCGCGGAGGCCCGGGCGGTCGTCGAGCTCGTCGTGGCCGGGTTGCGGCAGGCCGGGCCCGCGTAG
- a CDS encoding enoyl-CoA hydratase/isomerase family protein gives MVDTSSFGWDGHVPPTPLEEYAPKYADFFEMRREGGILELRLHTDGGPYVHNWAAHNAWNRVWQDVGNDPENHVLIITGTGDTWFRGDPRQTWPKPLVEETPDYIFQQTIDAWKLIENFVNCIDIPTIAAVNGPGIHTEFALMCDVTLAAEDADFMDPHFMVGTAPGDGLSLALQHLLGTKRAAYAIYGGTSIPAPKALEWGLVSDVLPRDELLPRAWDLARDIMKRPRFARWATHNILNRPWRKLVTEDFGFHFSQQSLATVAAKTLIPDPELVADARQRKIW, from the coding sequence ATGGTGGACACGTCGAGCTTCGGGTGGGACGGCCACGTGCCGCCGACGCCCCTGGAGGAGTACGCGCCGAAGTACGCCGACTTCTTCGAGATGCGCCGCGAGGGCGGCATCCTCGAGCTGCGCCTGCACACGGACGGCGGGCCGTACGTGCACAACTGGGCCGCGCACAACGCGTGGAACCGCGTCTGGCAGGACGTCGGCAACGACCCCGAGAACCACGTCCTCATCATCACCGGCACGGGCGACACCTGGTTCCGGGGCGACCCGCGCCAGACGTGGCCCAAGCCGCTCGTCGAGGAGACGCCCGACTACATCTTCCAGCAGACGATCGACGCCTGGAAGCTCATCGAGAACTTCGTCAACTGCATCGACATCCCCACCATCGCCGCGGTGAACGGACCCGGGATCCACACCGAGTTCGCCCTCATGTGCGACGTCACGCTCGCCGCCGAGGACGCCGACTTCATGGACCCGCACTTCATGGTCGGCACCGCCCCCGGCGACGGCCTGTCGCTGGCGCTCCAGCACCTCCTGGGGACCAAGCGGGCCGCGTACGCCATCTACGGCGGCACCTCCATCCCCGCGCCGAAGGCCCTCGAGTGGGGCCTGGTCAGCGACGTGCTGCCGCGCGACGAGCTGCTCCCCCGCGCCTGGGACCTGGCGCGCGACATCATGAAGCGGCCGCGGTTCGCCCGCTGGGCGACGCACAACATCCTCAACCGCCCGTGGCGCAAGCTCGTCACCGAGGACTTCGGGTTCCACTTCTCCCAGCAGTCGCTCGCGACGGTCGCGGCGAAGACCCTCATCCCGGACCCCGAGCTCGTCGCCGACGCGCGCCAGCGGAAGATCTGGTGA
- a CDS encoding carbohydrate ABC transporter permease: MSVTAADAPARARRTRSRRRLRAQATPYLFLAPVVLLFLTFKAYPTLYALYLSLTTRSGGQDVFVGADNFTRLLGDPLFWQALRNTVLILVTQVPVMLVIAVLLAVAFNSALLKGRAVLRVSYFLPIVMGLVAYGILFSALMNYQDGLINFVLDAVGLPKVPWLADPFWAKMAIVVAMTWHYTGNNAVIYLAQLQSIPTELYEAASVDGATARQRLWHITLPGLRPALFLTVVLSTIGTLQLFDEPYVLTNGGPDNATLTIGMYLYQNAFQFFDFGYASAIGYVLTAIVGVVALAQMLILRRRSR, from the coding sequence ATGTCCGTCACCGCCGCCGACGCCCCCGCGCGCGCCCGCAGGACGAGGTCACGCCGCCGCCTGCGCGCGCAGGCCACGCCGTACCTGTTCCTGGCGCCGGTCGTCCTGCTGTTCCTCACCTTCAAGGCCTACCCCACGCTGTACGCGCTGTACCTCAGCCTGACCACGCGCAGCGGGGGGCAGGACGTCTTCGTCGGCGCCGACAACTTCACGCGCCTGCTCGGCGACCCGCTGTTCTGGCAGGCGCTGCGGAACACGGTGCTGATCCTCGTCACCCAGGTTCCCGTGATGCTGGTGATCGCCGTCCTGCTCGCGGTGGCGTTCAACTCCGCGCTGCTCAAGGGCCGGGCGGTGCTGCGGGTGTCGTACTTCCTGCCGATCGTCATGGGCCTGGTCGCCTACGGGATCCTGTTCTCGGCGCTCATGAACTACCAGGACGGGCTCATCAACTTCGTCCTGGACGCCGTCGGGCTGCCGAAGGTGCCGTGGCTGGCCGACCCGTTCTGGGCGAAGATGGCGATCGTCGTCGCGATGACCTGGCACTACACCGGCAACAACGCGGTGATCTACCTCGCCCAGCTCCAGTCGATCCCGACCGAGCTCTACGAGGCCGCCTCCGTCGACGGGGCCACCGCGCGCCAGCGCCTGTGGCACATCACCCTGCCCGGCCTGCGACCGGCGCTGTTCCTCACGGTCGTCCTGTCCACGATCGGGACGCTGCAGCTGTTCGACGAGCCGTACGTGCTGACGAACGGCGGCCCCGACAACGCGACCTTGACCATCGGCATGTACCTGTACCAGAACGCCTTCCAGTTCTTCGACTTCGGCTACGCCTCCGCCATCGGCTACGTGCTGACGGCCATCGTCGGCGTCGTCGCCCTCGCCCAGATGCTCATCCTGAGGAGGCGGTCCCGGTGA